In Legionella sp. PATHC035, a genomic segment contains:
- the mutY gene encoding A/G-specific adenine glycosylase — protein sequence MDKQNLYKQFSQPLLQWFALNGRQNLPWQLPRTPYRVWISEIMLQQTQVQTVIPYFERFMQRFPNLSDLARANEDEVLSLWSGLGYYSRARNLHQTAKIIMQQHHGVVPDDYQLLKELPGIGPSTAAAILSQAFNQPVAILDGNVKRVLTRFFMIKGYPEQAQVKKTLWDLANSCMPNENCANYTQAIMDLGALCCTSKNPNCTHCPLQNSCLALKFKEQHLYPTKKIKKPIPIQCQQFLVLYNEQGHIYLEKRPPTGLWGGLWCLPSLDEEDCPLDFIRLNYDLSGETLQHLITFKHRFSHFHLEINAISIKTKILGNKLAEQQGQWFEKERIDSLGLAQPTSKILSSHYNMFM from the coding sequence GTGGATAAGCAAAATTTATACAAACAATTTAGTCAGCCCTTATTGCAGTGGTTTGCCCTTAATGGACGTCAAAATCTGCCTTGGCAACTCCCCCGTACGCCCTACAGAGTTTGGATTTCTGAAATTATGCTGCAGCAAACTCAAGTACAGACAGTTATTCCTTATTTCGAACGTTTTATGCAACGATTTCCAAACCTGAGTGATTTGGCCCGAGCAAATGAAGATGAAGTACTTTCTTTATGGTCAGGACTTGGATATTACAGTCGTGCAAGAAACCTTCATCAGACGGCAAAAATAATAATGCAACAACATCATGGCGTTGTTCCTGATGATTATCAGTTATTAAAAGAACTCCCTGGAATCGGTCCGTCTACTGCAGCAGCCATCTTATCACAAGCTTTTAATCAACCCGTTGCTATTCTTGATGGCAATGTAAAACGAGTTTTAACTCGTTTTTTCATGATTAAAGGCTACCCAGAACAAGCTCAAGTAAAAAAAACGCTGTGGGATTTAGCGAACTCATGCATGCCCAATGAAAACTGTGCCAATTACACTCAAGCCATTATGGATTTAGGTGCATTATGTTGTACCTCTAAAAATCCAAATTGCACTCATTGTCCGTTACAAAATAGTTGTCTCGCTTTGAAATTTAAGGAACAGCACTTATACCCCACGAAAAAAATAAAAAAACCCATACCCATTCAATGCCAACAATTTCTGGTTTTGTATAACGAGCAAGGGCATATTTATTTGGAAAAAAGACCTCCTACCGGATTATGGGGAGGATTATGGTGTTTACCCAGTTTGGATGAAGAGGATTGCCCTCTTGATTTCATTCGTCTTAACTATGACTTATCAGGAGAGACACTACAACATCTCATTACTTTTAAACACCGCTTTAGTCATTTTCATTTGGAAATCAATGCCATCAGTATCAAAACCAAAATCCTGGGTAACAAATTGGCTGAACAACAAGGTCAATGGTTTGAAAAAGAACGAATTGACTCGTTAGGCTTGGCACAACCTACTAGCAAAATATTGTCTTCTCACTACAACATGTTTATGTAA
- the flgM gene encoding flagellar biosynthesis anti-sigma factor FlgM, with protein MFNQISDAAPVKTLDSDNRLKTKHQDQIKRLIEDPSSLVSISDTSKQLEAIKNSLKDAPEINEARVLYFKSEIALGNYQIDSDKIAMKMLNVEPA; from the coding sequence ATGTTTAATCAAATCAGTGATGCAGCTCCTGTAAAAACTCTAGATTCAGACAATCGTCTAAAAACGAAACATCAAGATCAAATTAAACGTTTGATCGAAGACCCCTCATCACTTGTCAGTATCAGTGATACCTCAAAACAATTAGAAGCTATAAAAAATTCTCTTAAAGATGCTCCTGAAATTAATGAAGCTCGTGTCTTATATTTTAAATCAGAAATTGCACTTGGAAACTATCAAATTGATAGTGACAAAATTGCCATGAAAATGTTAAATGTAGAACCTGCTTAA
- a CDS encoding trans-sulfuration enzyme family protein — protein sequence MKKNHFETRAIHAGQKPCPSTGAVMTPIYATSTYKQIAPGEHLGYEYSRTHNPTRDAYEGCIASLESGQRGFAFASGMAAINTIVDLLDAGDHVVAMDDLYGGTFRLFDKVKTRTSGLSFSFVDMSHIHNIEAAITPKTRMLWVETPSNPMLKLANLREIAKIAKRHNLIAVADNTFATPWIQRPIELGFDIVLHSATKYLNGHSDVVSGVVVVGDNPNLADKIAFLQNSCGGVAGPFDSFLVLRSLKTLSLRMERHCENANHLANWLNSQSKVKKVIYPGLKSHPQHDLAREQMHGFGGMISMVIDGGIDAAKRFLARCELFTLAESLGGVESLIEHPAIMTHASIPPEKRKALGIEDGFIRLSVGIEHVEDLQADLEYALAY from the coding sequence ATGAAAAAGAATCACTTTGAAACTCGAGCCATTCATGCAGGTCAGAAACCTTGCCCAAGTACTGGGGCGGTTATGACACCTATTTATGCCACATCAACCTACAAACAAATTGCTCCTGGGGAACATTTGGGCTATGAGTACTCACGAACACATAACCCTACTCGTGACGCCTATGAAGGATGCATTGCCAGTTTGGAGTCAGGTCAACGTGGTTTTGCTTTTGCCTCTGGAATGGCAGCCATTAACACCATTGTTGACTTGTTAGACGCAGGAGATCATGTTGTCGCCATGGATGATCTTTATGGAGGCACCTTTCGATTATTTGACAAGGTTAAAACCCGCACATCAGGATTATCCTTTTCTTTTGTAGACATGTCTCATATTCACAATATAGAAGCAGCAATTACTCCAAAAACGCGCATGCTCTGGGTAGAAACCCCCTCCAATCCTATGTTGAAACTGGCCAACTTACGCGAAATAGCTAAAATAGCAAAACGTCATAATCTTATAGCTGTCGCAGACAATACTTTTGCGACCCCCTGGATTCAAAGACCTATCGAGCTAGGATTTGATATAGTGCTTCATTCTGCAACCAAATACCTTAATGGTCATTCGGATGTAGTCAGTGGGGTTGTGGTTGTTGGAGATAATCCAAATTTAGCTGACAAAATTGCTTTTCTACAAAATTCTTGTGGTGGTGTAGCAGGTCCTTTTGACAGCTTTCTGGTTTTAAGAAGCTTAAAAACCTTGTCGTTACGTATGGAACGACATTGCGAGAATGCGAACCATCTGGCAAACTGGCTAAATAGTCAATCCAAAGTAAAAAAAGTAATCTATCCAGGCCTTAAAAGTCATCCCCAACATGATTTAGCTAGAGAACAAATGCATGGATTCGGTGGTATGATTTCCATGGTAATTGATGGGGGCATTGATGCCGCCAAAAGATTTCTTGCTCGCTGCGAATTGTTTACATTAGCCGAGAGTCTTGGCGGAGTAGAAAGCTTAATTGAGCATCCAGCAATTATGACCCATGCCTCTATACCTCCAGAAAAACGTAAAGCCTTAGGAATAGAAGATGGTTTTATTCGGCTCTCAGTAGGCATAGAGCATGTAGAAGATTTACAAGCTGATTTGGAGTATGCACTTGCATATTAA
- a CDS encoding L,D-transpeptidase, whose amino-acid sequence MKKYLVLVPVCALATSCASMDRSVPIVDDAGYTHYTMSMQSDHKGSNYFPMKRPATGKKVIVFDPKATAWAAYDRDGNRVNTGSASGGKDFCEDAGKPCRTVTGTYSIYSKKGEDCTSSIYPLETHGGARMPYCMHFHGGYSIHAAYEVPNYNASHGCIRVLPSAAKWLNEDFADIGTTVIVKPY is encoded by the coding sequence GTGAAAAAATATCTAGTGTTAGTTCCAGTATGTGCTTTAGCTACATCCTGTGCTTCCATGGATAGATCAGTGCCTATCGTTGATGATGCGGGGTATACACATTACACAATGAGCATGCAATCTGACCATAAGGGATCCAATTATTTTCCTATGAAAAGACCTGCAACCGGGAAAAAGGTGATCGTATTCGATCCTAAAGCCACTGCCTGGGCAGCTTACGATAGAGATGGCAACAGGGTTAATACAGGTAGTGCTTCCGGGGGTAAAGATTTCTGCGAGGATGCAGGTAAACCATGCCGTACTGTCACCGGAACTTATAGTATTTATTCTAAAAAAGGGGAAGATTGTACTTCCAGTATTTATCCCTTGGAAACACATGGTGGCGCAAGAATGCCTTATTGCATGCATTTCCATGGTGGTTACTCCATCCATGCGGCATATGAAGTACCCAACTACAACGCAAGTCATGGTTGTATCCGGGTTTTACCGAGCGCAGCAAAATGGTTAAACGAAGACTTTGCTGATATTGGTACTACAGTGATTGTTAAACCATACTAA
- a CDS encoding SDR family NAD(P)-dependent oxidoreductase produces MNFKNQIALITGGASGMGKASVHYLQKRGMRVVAWDKQEDAQNEADLFITCDVTSDESVEKAMQQTIEQLGTPRVCINCAGVAPAKRIVGKEGAMPLAAFKQVIDINLVGTFNVMRVAAHAMTRLELDSDSQERGVIINTASIAAFEGQIGQAAYSASKGGVVAMTLPAARELAQWGIRINTIAPGLIATPMLLNMPQEVQENLVATMTFPKRFGRPDEFASLVAHIIENQMINGEVIRLDGALRMR; encoded by the coding sequence GTGAATTTTAAAAATCAAATCGCATTAATTACCGGTGGTGCATCCGGTATGGGGAAAGCATCGGTACACTACTTACAGAAGCGTGGGATGCGAGTTGTAGCATGGGATAAACAGGAAGATGCCCAAAATGAAGCTGATTTATTTATCACTTGTGATGTAACCAGTGATGAATCGGTGGAAAAAGCAATGCAACAAACAATAGAACAATTAGGAACTCCAAGAGTTTGCATTAATTGTGCAGGAGTTGCTCCAGCAAAGCGGATTGTTGGAAAAGAGGGGGCTATGCCATTGGCTGCCTTTAAACAGGTGATTGATATAAATCTTGTAGGAACGTTTAATGTCATGCGCGTGGCAGCGCATGCGATGACTCGTTTAGAGTTGGACAGTGATTCACAGGAACGTGGCGTCATTATTAATACAGCCTCTATCGCTGCATTTGAAGGACAAATTGGGCAAGCGGCATATAGTGCGTCTAAGGGGGGGGTCGTTGCTATGACACTTCCAGCAGCACGTGAGTTAGCTCAGTGGGGGATTCGTATCAATACGATTGCTCCTGGATTAATCGCCACACCCATGTTACTGAATATGCCGCAAGAGGTACAAGAAAATTTAGTAGCAACTATGACCTTCCCCAAACGTTTTGGAAGGCCCGATGAATTTGCTTCATTAGTGGCACATATTATTGAAAATCAAATGATTAATGGAGAAGTGATACGTCTGGATGGCGCACTGCGCATGCGGTAA
- the flgA gene encoding flagellar basal body P-ring formation chaperone FlgA: MKKCILSVLLFFASTALYSEAIQSPELLTNKIEQHIRNELSSYKEGKIQVIADKIDSRLNLKACAEDHLVVFNPYQSPILNTSTMGIKCQENDNRWSLYVPVKITVLKTIYVAKRALIKGTRISRDDIYETEMDVQKLNHGYYTEKDLLIGQICKTNIPPNTPLNPHNVEAAKLINKGERVSIVVNDNNLTISMDGVAIEEGSLGETIKVRNLSSKKIIEAQISGPKKVNVII; encoded by the coding sequence GTGAAAAAATGCATACTAAGTGTTTTACTATTTTTTGCAAGCACCGCATTGTATTCAGAGGCAATACAGTCGCCTGAACTATTAACAAATAAAATAGAACAACATATTCGTAACGAACTTTCTTCATATAAAGAAGGAAAAATTCAGGTCATAGCAGATAAAATTGATTCCCGTTTAAACCTTAAGGCCTGTGCTGAAGATCACCTAGTCGTGTTTAATCCTTATCAGTCTCCTATCTTGAATACGAGCACTATGGGTATTAAATGCCAAGAAAATGACAATCGCTGGTCTTTGTATGTCCCGGTTAAAATCACCGTATTAAAAACAATTTATGTGGCAAAGCGCGCGCTTATCAAAGGAACCCGAATTAGTCGTGATGATATTTATGAAACAGAAATGGATGTACAAAAACTAAATCATGGATATTATACTGAAAAAGATCTCCTAATAGGACAAATTTGCAAAACAAATATTCCGCCAAACACTCCACTGAATCCACATAATGTTGAGGCAGCAAAATTGATTAACAAAGGTGAACGTGTTTCTATTGTTGTTAATGACAACAATTTAACGATCAGTATGGATGGGGTTGCTATTGAAGAAGGCTCACTGGGCGAAACCATTAAAGTGCGCAACCTATCTTCAAAAAAAATTATTGAAGCCCAGATCTCAGGTCCAAAGAAAGTTAATGTTATTATTTGA
- a CDS encoding c-type cytochrome, which yields MIQFPVHADSHHPQEFLKSISGAKNQGQQIYQHFCANCHASKPLISLGAPRIGEEADWKERLKQGMKVLFEHTNEGYNAMPPRGGCFECTDKQLMRAIRYMLPKQPQK from the coding sequence ATGATTCAATTTCCTGTTCATGCAGACAGTCATCATCCTCAAGAATTTTTAAAATCAATTAGTGGTGCGAAAAATCAAGGGCAACAAATTTATCAGCATTTTTGTGCTAATTGCCATGCAAGTAAACCCTTAATTTCCTTAGGGGCACCAAGAATTGGCGAGGAGGCGGATTGGAAAGAGCGTTTAAAACAAGGAATGAAAGTACTTTTTGAGCATACTAATGAGGGTTACAATGCAATGCCCCCCAGGGGAGGATGCTTTGAGTGTACTGATAAACAGTTAATGCGTGCGATTCGCTATATGCTCCCAAAACAACCCCAAAAATAA
- a CDS encoding type II secretion system protein N: MKFDLHALFSAKYAQWIIIAFISLFSILIIAEYTQLIFSPIKMEAAPDDSKELPMIPQQNSFDAILHSSLFGVYVSNNLSSIKKSMLNVTLVGILFANKLNNSQVIIRSATGEEKTYKLGDTIPGGAVIKRIMASGILVERNGTLESLSLPKNELIFEPVAKPLQGE, encoded by the coding sequence ATGAAATTTGATCTTCATGCTTTATTTTCAGCAAAATACGCACAATGGATTATTATTGCCTTTATCTCACTTTTTTCCATACTCATTATAGCCGAATACACCCAATTGATTTTTTCTCCCATAAAGATGGAAGCCGCTCCAGATGATTCTAAAGAATTGCCGATGATACCCCAGCAGAATTCCTTCGATGCAATTTTACATTCATCATTATTTGGTGTGTATGTTTCTAATAATTTATCCAGTATTAAAAAATCCATGCTGAATGTCACTTTAGTAGGAATTTTATTTGCAAATAAGCTTAATAATTCCCAAGTAATTATTCGTTCTGCAACCGGAGAGGAAAAAACGTACAAATTAGGTGATACTATCCCTGGCGGTGCAGTGATTAAGCGAATTATGGCCTCTGGGATTTTAGTTGAACGTAATGGTACATTAGAGAGTTTAAGTTTACCCAAAAATGAATTAATCTTTGAACCAGTGGCTAAGCCTTTACAAGGGGAATAG
- the dapE gene encoding succinyl-diaminopimelate desuccinylase, whose product MTESVTPHFKDLQEILAKLVSFPSITPEDAGCQEFMIQFLEHIGFSCQRMNKGPVSNFFALYGESGPLLVFAGHTDVVPVGELTKWSSNPFVVENKNGMLFGRGVADMKGSLACMLLMAQRFVTTYPKFRGRLGFLITSGEEGDDYDMGTPYVMQRLKDQDIHIDYCIVGEPSSTHKVGDVLKIGRRGSLSAKIALHGKQGHVAYPHLADNPIHKISPVLAKLTTTLWDQGNPHFPPTSMQITHLQSGGHAPNIIPGELVLHLNFRYSTEQTHSLLQEKVATTFQEHDLNPTIDWRLSGEPFLTAQGALLDCCKEAIVELTKNAPELSTSGGTSDGRFIAPYGVEVVELGPVNATIHQVNECVSLSDLHQLEALYFSICEKLLVNSVQ is encoded by the coding sequence ATGACTGAATCAGTAACACCTCATTTCAAGGACTTACAAGAAATTTTAGCCAAACTTGTTAGCTTTCCATCGATTACACCGGAAGATGCAGGCTGTCAGGAGTTTATGATCCAATTTTTAGAACACATTGGATTTTCTTGCCAGCGTATGAATAAAGGCCCTGTTTCCAATTTCTTTGCGTTGTATGGTGAATCAGGCCCCCTCCTGGTTTTTGCGGGCCATACTGATGTGGTTCCTGTGGGTGAACTGACAAAATGGTCATCCAATCCTTTTGTGGTAGAAAATAAAAATGGGATGCTTTTTGGTCGTGGTGTTGCGGATATGAAGGGAAGCCTTGCCTGCATGCTGCTTATGGCTCAACGATTTGTTACAACATATCCTAAATTTAGAGGAAGATTGGGCTTTCTCATTACCAGCGGTGAGGAAGGTGATGATTACGATATGGGCACGCCTTATGTCATGCAGCGTCTAAAAGATCAAGACATTCATATTGATTATTGCATTGTAGGTGAACCTTCAAGTACACATAAAGTAGGGGATGTGCTTAAAATTGGCAGACGTGGTTCCTTAAGTGCAAAAATTGCCCTGCACGGGAAACAAGGTCATGTTGCCTACCCGCACTTGGCAGATAATCCAATACATAAAATTAGTCCTGTACTCGCGAAACTGACGACAACACTCTGGGATCAGGGTAACCCTCATTTTCCACCTACATCCATGCAAATTACTCATCTGCAATCTGGAGGTCATGCTCCCAATATAATTCCTGGAGAACTGGTTTTACACCTCAATTTTAGATACTCAACCGAGCAAACCCATAGCCTGTTACAAGAGAAAGTTGCAACGACTTTTCAAGAACACGATCTGAACCCCACTATTGACTGGCGTCTCAGTGGCGAGCCTTTCTTAACCGCTCAAGGGGCACTACTGGACTGCTGTAAAGAGGCCATTGTCGAGCTTACAAAAAACGCACCTGAACTTTCCACCAGTGGAGGGACATCTGATGGTCGTTTCATTGCCCCCTATGGTGTTGAAGTAGTAGAACTAGGACCCGTTAATGCCACCATTCATCAAGTGAATGAATGTGTTTCCTTAAGTGATTTACATCAATTAGAAGCTTTATATTTTTCTATTTGTGAAAAATTGTTAGTTAATTCAGTACAGTAG
- a CDS encoding sel1 repeat family protein has product MRRLLHLLIVVIFISNLVACATTNAINLREGIDSFRVENYRKAFIRLKPIAERGQPDAQYAVGYMYYYGKGVVEDRKKAWFWINAAANLGQPDAKEAVRILASGGSLS; this is encoded by the coding sequence ATGAGACGTTTATTACATTTATTAATCGTTGTAATTTTTATTTCTAATCTTGTTGCCTGTGCTACTACAAATGCAATCAATTTACGTGAAGGGATTGATAGTTTCAGAGTCGAAAATTACCGCAAGGCTTTTATCCGCCTAAAACCAATCGCTGAGAGAGGCCAACCTGATGCTCAATATGCTGTGGGTTATATGTACTATTACGGTAAAGGAGTAGTTGAAGACCGTAAGAAAGCTTGGTTTTGGATTAATGCCGCCGCAAATTTGGGACAACCTGATGCCAAAGAGGCTGTTCGCATATTGGCTAGTGGGGGTTCATTAAGTTAA
- a CDS encoding S1C family serine protease, which translates to MARHRFLWFSTFMLCSLLALPGHSADLNSLLPDEQNTVKVFHEASPKVVYVHRLATVTNRAAARKMEVPDGAGSGIVWNNNGYIVTNYHVIKGADKLAISLGKLTVPAKVVGSEPRKDIAVLKIESPQALALLKEFKPFEVVRLNDLMVGQKAIAIGNPFGLDHSLSKGVISALGRKVPGIGGVTIRNMIQTDTPINPGNSGGPLLNSAGQLIGMNTMIFSHSGTSAGIGFAVPAEDIDRIVTQIIKNGRVVLSGIGIQSVPPSIARQLGIRKGILIADIIPNTPAAKAHLRATHRDAWGRIVLGDIIVALNGHAVPNYDVLYNMLTEIKVGEQVTVTIQRGNKQMDVKMRTIDIAGV; encoded by the coding sequence ATGGCAAGACATCGTTTTTTATGGTTTAGTACTTTTATGCTATGTTCTCTTCTGGCTTTACCAGGACATAGTGCTGATTTGAACTCCCTTCTTCCTGATGAACAAAACACAGTGAAAGTTTTTCATGAAGCATCACCTAAAGTGGTTTATGTTCATAGACTAGCAACCGTTACAAATAGAGCTGCTGCTCGTAAAATGGAAGTACCAGATGGGGCAGGATCAGGGATAGTCTGGAATAATAATGGGTACATAGTGACTAATTATCACGTGATCAAAGGAGCTGACAAACTGGCTATTTCGTTGGGCAAATTGACGGTACCTGCGAAGGTCGTTGGATCAGAGCCTCGTAAAGACATTGCAGTACTCAAAATCGAATCACCACAGGCTTTGGCTTTACTTAAAGAATTTAAGCCATTTGAGGTCGTACGTCTTAATGATCTCATGGTCGGACAAAAAGCGATTGCAATCGGCAACCCTTTTGGTCTTGATCACAGCCTATCTAAAGGAGTCATTTCTGCTTTGGGCAGAAAAGTTCCTGGGATTGGCGGGGTAACCATTCGCAATATGATCCAAACAGATACACCAATCAATCCAGGCAACTCTGGTGGTCCATTATTGAATAGTGCTGGACAGTTAATTGGAATGAATACAATGATCTTTTCTCATTCGGGCACGTCTGCTGGAATTGGTTTTGCTGTACCTGCTGAAGATATTGATCGAATTGTGACTCAAATCATTAAAAATGGTCGAGTCGTGTTGTCTGGTATCGGCATACAAAGTGTTCCGCCCAGTATTGCCCGTCAATTAGGTATACGTAAAGGAATATTAATCGCTGACATTATACCAAATACTCCCGCAGCTAAGGCACATCTAAGAGCGACTCACCGAGATGCTTGGGGTCGTATTGTATTAGGTGATATTATTGTCGCACTTAATGGACATGCAGTGCCTAACTATGATGTTTTGTATAATATGCTGACTGAAATAAAAGTAGGGGAGCAAGTCACCGTTACTATCCAACGTGGTAACAAGCAAATGGATGTAAAAATGAGAACCATAGATATTGCTGGTGTTTAG
- a CDS encoding flagella synthesis protein FlgN, with product MDNKISILSNHLEQEINWVESLNSLLAEEKEILSSRQFDRLEEFANKKQELSNKLEESAKQRMQLIHHNNPNEPMSPALSEFLKNCSADEAALINQLNSKLGEILSRCRELNAVNGQIITNNLYIRQEIVNTLSGNKGNAISVYTANGNIQSSQENTHHQEA from the coding sequence ATGGATAATAAGATCAGCATTTTAAGTAATCATTTGGAACAAGAAATTAATTGGGTAGAGTCACTCAATTCATTATTGGCTGAAGAAAAGGAAATATTATCATCTCGTCAATTCGATAGACTTGAAGAGTTTGCAAATAAAAAACAGGAATTATCCAATAAATTGGAAGAAAGCGCCAAACAACGCATGCAGCTTATTCATCATAATAATCCCAATGAGCCCATGAGTCCGGCTTTATCAGAATTTCTAAAAAACTGTAGTGCTGACGAAGCAGCGCTCATCAATCAATTAAATTCGAAACTTGGTGAAATTCTTTCTCGTTGTCGTGAATTAAATGCCGTTAATGGACAAATAATTACCAATAATCTCTATATCCGTCAAGAAATTGTCAATACCCTGTCGGGAAATAAAGGAAATGCGATCAGTGTTTACACTGCCAACGGAAACATACAATCATCTCAAGAAAATACTCATCATCAAGAAGCCTAG
- the dapD gene encoding 2,3,4,5-tetrahydropyridine-2,6-dicarboxylate N-succinyltransferase, producing the protein MQTLQSIIEHAFDQRQTLSIDTASQELITAVNEVLSCLDSGQYRVAEKINEQWVVHQWIKKAVLLSFKLYPNQVIDSGFCQFYDKVPLKYSNYTEEQFKQTGVRVVPHAMVRKGAYIAKNCVLMPSYVNVGAYIDEGVMVDTWATVGSCAQIGKNVHLSGGVGIGGVLEPLQANPTIIEDNCFIGARSEVVEGVIVERNSVLSMGVYLGQSTKIYNRLTGEITYGRIPAGSVVVAGSLPSEDKSYSLYCAVIVKQVDEKTRAKVSINELLRAG; encoded by the coding sequence ATGCAAACCTTACAATCTATAATTGAACATGCTTTTGACCAACGTCAAACGCTATCCATTGATACTGCCTCTCAAGAACTGATTACTGCAGTGAATGAAGTACTTTCTTGCCTCGATAGTGGCCAATACCGTGTTGCAGAGAAAATTAATGAGCAATGGGTAGTTCATCAATGGATAAAAAAAGCAGTTCTTTTATCTTTTAAACTTTATCCAAATCAAGTGATTGATTCAGGTTTTTGTCAGTTTTATGACAAAGTTCCCCTCAAATACAGTAACTATACAGAAGAACAATTTAAACAAACTGGAGTTCGCGTAGTACCTCACGCTATGGTGCGTAAAGGGGCATACATTGCGAAAAACTGTGTTTTAATGCCCTCTTATGTCAATGTGGGCGCATACATTGATGAAGGAGTTATGGTCGATACATGGGCAACTGTAGGTTCTTGTGCGCAAATTGGTAAAAACGTACATTTATCAGGTGGAGTAGGTATTGGCGGCGTTCTGGAGCCCTTGCAGGCTAATCCAACAATAATTGAAGACAACTGCTTCATTGGTGCTCGTTCAGAAGTAGTCGAAGGAGTGATTGTCGAACGAAATTCAGTCTTATCTATGGGAGTATATTTAGGGCAAAGCACTAAAATATATAATCGCCTGACTGGAGAAATTACTTATGGTCGTATTCCCGCGGGTTCCGTTGTCGTTGCAGGAAGTTTACCCAGTGAAGATAAAAGCTACAGCTTGTATTGTGCGGTCATTGTCAAACAAGTCGATGAAAAGACAAGAGCAAAAGTAAGCATTAATGAATTATTGAGAGCAGGATAA
- a CDS encoding hydrolase yields MLLNKEDSLLLLVDVQEKLTPAVLNHELFIARCEWLLKLAQRLSVPILVSEQYPQGLGSTLKQFQQYFDPRECVDKVSFSCMGEPTYVERLKQLHKKQLILIGIETHVCVLQTALEMREAGFEVFVVVDAVSCRGEQNMKYGLKRMKNEGVHLITSEMVFFEWLKKAGTPEFKQLSKEFF; encoded by the coding sequence ATGTTACTTAATAAAGAGGATTCACTCTTACTGTTGGTTGATGTGCAAGAAAAATTAACACCAGCTGTATTAAATCATGAATTATTTATCGCGCGATGTGAATGGCTTTTAAAGTTGGCTCAACGGCTGAGTGTTCCAATTTTAGTAAGCGAACAATATCCACAAGGCCTTGGTTCCACTTTAAAACAATTTCAACAGTATTTTGATCCTCGAGAGTGTGTTGATAAAGTATCTTTTTCCTGTATGGGTGAACCCACCTATGTTGAACGACTGAAGCAGTTGCATAAAAAACAATTAATCCTTATTGGTATTGAGACTCACGTTTGTGTATTACAAACTGCATTGGAAATGCGAGAAGCAGGATTTGAAGTTTTTGTTGTTGTTGATGCTGTCAGCTGTCGTGGCGAGCAAAATATGAAATACGGATTGAAACGAATGAAAAATGAAGGGGTTCATTTAATTACCTCCGAAATGGTATTTTTTGAATGGTTAAAAAAGGCCGGTACTCCTGAGTTCAAACAACTGAGTAAGGAATTTTTTTAG